DNA from Gammaproteobacteria bacterium:
TACCAAGGGTTACAAAACACGCAAAAATAAACGCACTAAAAAAATGATAGTTCGTGATCGTAGAAAATAGTATAGAGAGGTATTAAAGTGCCACGTTCAATTAAAAAAGGACCATTCGTGGACCACCACTTATTAAAAAAAGTGGACGAAGCTGTTGCAGTTAGTAGCAAAAAACCCATTAAGACGTGGTCTCGCAGGTCAATGATTATGCCTGAAATGTTAGGTTTAACGATTGCGGTTCATAATGGTAAAAATCATGTTCCCGTATTTATTACTGAAAATAT
Protein-coding regions in this window:
- the rpsS gene encoding 30S ribosomal protein S19 codes for the protein MPRSIKKGPFVDHHLLKKVDEAVAVSSKKPIKTWSRRSMIMPEMLGLTIAVHNGKNHVPVFITENMVGHKLGEFALTRTFRSHSGDRKAVKKKGE